A single region of the Plantactinospora soyae genome encodes:
- a CDS encoding DUF1996 domain-containing protein, which translates to MDRVAPLPGLRRRLRLVTLLSALLALLGAYTVIGRAEPAEARAPIVRVAEFLADCQFSHRLPDDPIIYPGLPGASHMHSFFGATTTNAYTNLADLLNSDTTCNPRVDVSSYWVPTLYADNAPVEPAIVTFYYLGEGVRSDIVANTQPIPLGLRIVAGNARATAPDSTTISRWSCLHAGHVGASKDFVNCPSGTMLESYLDFPQCWNGRDLDSPDHKSHMAYPVNQACPPSHPVAVPKLRQVIRYPVSGNPARFRLASGAGFTMHGDFFNAWPEAEMLRRVRDCIRPVIKCGADGRPS; encoded by the coding sequence ATGGACAGGGTTGCACCCCTACCCGGACTGCGCCGCCGCCTGCGGCTCGTGACACTGCTCAGCGCGCTGCTGGCTCTGCTCGGCGCGTACACCGTCATCGGGCGGGCCGAACCCGCCGAGGCGCGGGCACCCATCGTGCGGGTGGCCGAGTTCCTGGCGGACTGCCAGTTCAGTCACCGCCTGCCGGACGACCCGATCATCTACCCGGGGCTGCCCGGCGCCTCGCACATGCACAGCTTCTTCGGCGCCACGACCACCAATGCCTACACCAACCTGGCCGACCTGCTGAACTCCGACACCACCTGCAACCCGAGGGTCGACGTCTCGTCGTACTGGGTGCCCACCCTGTACGCGGACAACGCCCCGGTGGAACCGGCCATCGTCACGTTCTACTACCTCGGCGAGGGGGTGCGCAGCGACATCGTCGCGAACACCCAGCCCATCCCGCTGGGGCTGCGGATCGTGGCCGGCAACGCCCGGGCGACGGCCCCGGACTCGACCACCATCTCGCGCTGGTCGTGCCTGCACGCGGGGCACGTCGGGGCGTCGAAGGACTTCGTCAACTGTCCCTCCGGAACGATGCTGGAGTCGTACCTCGACTTCCCGCAGTGCTGGAACGGCCGCGACCTGGACTCGCCCGACCACAAGAGCCACATGGCGTACCCGGTGAACCAGGCCTGCCCGCCCAGCCACCCGGTGGCGGTACCGAAGCTCCGACAGGTGATCAGGTATCCGGTCAGCGGTAACCCGGCGCGGTTCCGGCTCGCGTCCGGTGCCGGTTTCACGATGCACGGCGACTTCTTCAACGCCTGGCCCGAGGCGGAGATGCTCCGTCGGGTGCGGGACTGCATCCGTCCCGTGATCAAGTGCGGTGCGGACGGCCGGCCGAGCTGA
- a CDS encoding cation diffusion facilitator family transporter codes for MAEPAQRPQDGPSAQSSESPQSSENPLSSTSSQGSQSVGTVIVAGLANLAVAVAKALAGVLSGSAAVLSEAAHSVADTTTEVLLFVALRRGSRPATSQYPFGYGRESYIWAFMAAVVTFVIGAGFSIFQGVDAIQERREKLDATVAYLVLAVSFVAEGISLLRSVRQLRRRAARWRVPWLRVVRNTPNTTIKAVLLEDSAALVGLVLAGAGVTLSELTGSPVWDGIASIAIGVLLLMVATTLAHNNIRQLVGRAAGEAVREEIHQELSRVPDVRGVDRLMTMQLGPEDILVAVKINFAEEATREEIEIASDEAERRLVTRNPAIRYVFLDPTRRRP; via the coding sequence ATGGCCGAACCGGCGCAGCGCCCCCAGGACGGGCCGAGCGCGCAGAGTTCGGAAAGCCCGCAGAGTTCGGAGAACCCGCTCAGTTCGACGAGTTCGCAGGGTTCGCAGAGCGTCGGCACGGTGATCGTCGCGGGCCTGGCCAACCTGGCGGTCGCGGTGGCAAAGGCGTTGGCGGGGGTGCTCTCCGGTTCGGCCGCGGTGCTGTCGGAGGCGGCCCACTCCGTCGCCGACACCACTACCGAGGTGCTGCTCTTCGTGGCCCTGCGTCGGGGCAGCCGGCCGGCGACCAGCCAGTATCCGTTCGGGTACGGCCGGGAGAGCTACATCTGGGCGTTCATGGCGGCCGTCGTCACCTTCGTCATCGGTGCCGGTTTCTCCATTTTCCAGGGCGTGGACGCGATCCAGGAGCGGCGCGAGAAGCTGGACGCCACGGTCGCGTACCTGGTGCTGGCCGTCTCCTTCGTCGCGGAGGGGATCTCCCTGCTCCGCTCCGTACGGCAGTTGCGTCGCCGGGCCGCCCGCTGGCGGGTCCCGTGGCTGCGGGTGGTCCGCAACACCCCCAACACCACCATCAAGGCGGTACTGCTGGAGGACAGCGCCGCGCTGGTCGGCCTCGTCCTGGCCGGTGCCGGCGTGACGCTCTCCGAACTCACCGGAAGTCCGGTCTGGGACGGGATCGCCTCCATCGCCATCGGCGTGCTGCTGCTGATGGTGGCCACGACTCTGGCGCACAACAACATCCGTCAGCTGGTCGGGCGGGCGGCTGGGGAGGCGGTCCGGGAGGAGATCCACCAGGAACTGTCCCGGGTGCCGGACGTCCGAGGGGTGGACCGGCTGATGACCATGCAACTCGGCCCGGAGGACATCCTCGTCGCCGTCAAAATCAACTTCGCCGAGGAAGCCACCCGGGAGGAGATCGAGATCGCCTCGGACGAGGCCGAGCGCCGCCTCGTCACCCGGAACCCGGCAATCCGGTACGTCTTCCTCGACCCGACCCGCCGCCGCCCCTGA